One genomic segment of Desulfocapsa sulfexigens DSM 10523 includes these proteins:
- a CDS encoding sirohydrochlorin cobaltochelatase, whose protein sequence is MFNNVQRILIFGIMLTVMLAAANVTASGNKTRNSNDTAIVIASFGTTVPSAITAIINIIDKTKAAYPNTEVRVTFTSNIIRSVWKERQVEAQRWLDEGIPKEILFVKNIISTIGDLREEGYRNIIVQPTHMFYMEQSQDLQSYIDALASIKTTKEKWRPFDTLVMGRPALGMPGDRYSYHTDVATAVATLAGDAELAKKEDAILLYMGHGNDHWSTGIYAETQKKMREVYPEVHTFIGVVEGTPSLNDFLDHLQYAKTKKIILKPFMIVAGDHAKNDMAGPETDSWMSILSKEGYEVKPVMEGLGSNDAFAALFVSHIKDVADDNGLLLQ, encoded by the coding sequence ATGTTTAACAACGTTCAACGAATTCTGATCTTCGGAATCATGCTGACAGTGATGTTGGCAGCTGCAAATGTTACGGCTTCTGGAAACAAAACCAGGAACAGCAATGATACCGCCATTGTCATTGCAAGTTTTGGCACCACGGTGCCCAGTGCCATTACAGCCATCATCAATATCATTGATAAAACAAAAGCTGCATACCCAAACACCGAAGTGCGGGTTACCTTTACCTCAAATATCATTCGTTCGGTCTGGAAAGAAAGACAAGTTGAGGCGCAGCGATGGCTTGATGAGGGAATTCCAAAAGAAATCCTCTTTGTAAAAAACATTATTTCCACCATCGGTGACCTTCGCGAAGAAGGGTATCGAAATATTATTGTCCAACCCACCCATATGTTTTACATGGAGCAGTCTCAGGATTTACAATCCTATATTGACGCTCTGGCATCAATTAAGACGACCAAGGAAAAATGGCGCCCCTTTGACACACTGGTCATGGGACGCCCTGCTCTGGGAATGCCGGGAGATCGTTACAGTTACCACACTGACGTGGCAACCGCAGTGGCCACGCTCGCAGGAGACGCCGAGCTTGCAAAAAAGGAAGATGCCATATTGCTTTACATGGGCCATGGAAATGACCACTGGTCCACAGGTATCTACGCCGAAACCCAGAAAAAAATGCGCGAAGTCTACCCGGAGGTACATACCTTCATCGGAGTTGTAGAAGGCACACCAAGCCTTAACGACTTTTTAGATCATCTTCAGTATGCAAAAACAAAAAAGATTATCCTCAAACCCTTTATGATAGTTGCCGGGGACCATGCAAAAAACGATATGGCTGGTCCGGAAACCGACTCCTGGATGTCTATTCTCAGCAAAGAGGGCTATGAGGTCAAACCCGTTATGGAAGGACTTGGCAGCAACGATGCATTCGCTGCTCTCTTTGTCTCTCATATAAAAGACGTGGCCGATGACAATGGCCTGCTTCTTCAATAA
- a CDS encoding hybrid sensor histidine kinase/response regulator: protein MDSSHSTTVLTIEDDLLILKTIVSYLKSLGYNVLQAADGLEGLEIFRRGHPDIVLTDIGLPKINGMEVLSTIREESPDIPVIIVSGMGTLGDAIKALRLGARDYVTKPITDMVLIKYAIERALEHSSLVQENRKYQFFLEEEVRKKTAELYQAQKLEAIGTLAGGIAHDFNNILAAIMGYTELALFKTEKESELADNLRHVLKASNRAKDLVLQILTFSRRTEIDRHPIQASLIVKEALKMLEATLPATVQLRQHIRAKETMILCDPTEIHQVITNLCTNAFHALINEQGDITVALDEETFPENDLEGSQTTAAGKYLRLTVSDTGRGMNLETQNNIFDPFFTTKEKGQGTGLGLAVVHGIVTDCNGCIKVKSELDKGTTVTVLFPVIEAEGNTEAEVVIPLPTGVERILFVDDEADLRKLAQQMLSFLGYSVVCCASGMEALETLGEDGSGFDMLITDQSMPLMPGTELARTVLNLCPGLPVILCTGYSSMVDEEKALAQGIRGFLLKPLAIGTLAREIRTILDR, encoded by the coding sequence ATGGATTCAAGCCATTCAACCACTGTTCTCACCATTGAGGATGATCTGCTCATCCTTAAGACCATTGTTTCGTATCTGAAAAGCCTTGGTTATAACGTCCTTCAGGCTGCTGATGGGCTAGAAGGGTTGGAAATTTTTCGTAGAGGACATCCGGACATTGTTCTCACGGATATTGGTCTGCCAAAGATTAATGGCATGGAGGTGCTTTCTACGATACGGGAAGAATCTCCAGATATACCCGTTATTATTGTTTCGGGAATGGGGACCCTGGGCGATGCTATCAAGGCTTTAAGGCTTGGTGCTCGTGACTATGTCACCAAACCCATTACTGATATGGTGCTTATCAAATATGCCATAGAGCGTGCCCTTGAACATAGTAGCCTGGTTCAAGAGAACAGGAAATATCAATTTTTTCTGGAAGAAGAGGTCCGAAAAAAAACGGCAGAGTTGTATCAGGCTCAAAAGCTTGAGGCTATAGGCACTCTTGCCGGTGGCATTGCCCATGATTTTAACAATATTCTTGCTGCTATCATGGGGTATACAGAACTTGCCCTGTTCAAAACTGAAAAGGAAAGTGAGCTGGCTGACAATCTGCGTCATGTACTGAAGGCCAGTAACCGTGCCAAAGATCTGGTACTGCAAATTCTGACATTCAGTCGTAGGACAGAGATAGATCGTCATCCGATTCAGGCGTCTCTTATTGTTAAAGAGGCCCTTAAAATGCTGGAGGCTACGCTTCCGGCAACCGTCCAGTTACGCCAGCATATCAGGGCAAAAGAGACGATGATTCTTTGTGATCCCACTGAAATTCACCAGGTGATCACCAATCTCTGCACCAATGCCTTCCATGCCCTGATTAATGAACAGGGGGATATCACTGTTGCACTTGATGAAGAGACATTTCCAGAAAATGATCTGGAGGGTTCTCAGACTACTGCAGCTGGTAAATATTTACGCCTTACCGTCAGTGATACGGGGCGAGGCATGAATCTCGAAACACAAAATAATATTTTTGATCCATTTTTTACCACTAAAGAAAAAGGGCAGGGAACCGGCCTTGGACTTGCCGTGGTTCATGGAATTGTGACGGACTGTAATGGTTGTATCAAAGTGAAAAGTGAACTGGACAAGGGTACAACAGTTACAGTTCTGTTTCCGGTAATAGAGGCTGAGGGTAATACAGAGGCTGAGGTGGTCATTCCTCTTCCCACCGGTGTTGAACGTATCCTCTTTGTGGATGATGAGGCTGATTTGCGAAAACTTGCACAACAGATGCTGAGCTTTCTCGGGTATTCCGTTGTTTGTTGTGCATCTGGAATGGAAGCTCTGGAAACATTGGGGGAGGATGGCTCCGGTTTTGACATGCTCATAACCGATCAATCCATGCCCCTGATGCCGGGTACAGAGCTTGCCCGGACAGTGTTGAATCTCTGTCCGGGCTTACCAGTAATTCTCTGTACTGGATACAGCTCCATGGTTGATGAAGAAAAGGCGCTGGCCCAGGGGATTAGAGGTTTTTTGTTAAAGCCCCTTGCCATTGGAACACTGGCAAGAGAAATCCGAACTATTCTTGATCGCTGA
- the cobI gene encoding precorrin-2 C(20)-methyltransferase, translating to MKGTFYVVGVGPGDPELITLKAVRILRDCPVWLTPAAQKNGNSTALAIASSNVSTKEKIILSHHFPMKKIHMGKTPDGEVKDAWEKAAALINEQLEAGNDVALPTLGDPAIYCTGFYVYETLLKLNPDAAIQIIPGISAIGATAAVATTPLCLGDDRVAVIPAIFESDRIRDILLQFDAVVFMKVYKTMDRLVPLLEELDLLDKAVLVERTSMADQRVHHDLKAVLNQELHYFSTLIVRKS from the coding sequence ATGAAAGGAACATTTTACGTGGTGGGGGTTGGCCCCGGTGATCCAGAGCTCATCACCCTGAAGGCCGTACGGATACTCAGGGACTGTCCGGTCTGGCTCACCCCTGCCGCGCAAAAGAATGGCAACAGCACCGCCCTTGCCATTGCAAGCAGCAACGTCAGTACGAAAGAAAAGATTATTCTGAGCCATCATTTTCCCATGAAGAAAATCCACATGGGAAAGACACCCGACGGTGAAGTGAAAGATGCCTGGGAGAAGGCGGCAGCCCTGATCAATGAACAGCTTGAAGCCGGAAACGATGTGGCGCTGCCGACACTTGGCGATCCGGCAATTTATTGCACCGGGTTCTATGTCTATGAAACACTCCTGAAGCTGAATCCGGACGCCGCTATACAGATCATCCCCGGCATCTCCGCCATCGGGGCCACCGCTGCTGTCGCAACCACTCCCCTCTGTCTTGGTGATGACAGGGTAGCAGTGATTCCCGCCATTTTCGAAAGTGACCGGATCAGAGACATCCTTCTCCAGTTCGACGCTGTGGTTTTTATGAAGGTCTATAAAACCATGGATCGACTGGTACCACTTCTGGAAGAACTGGATCTGCTTGACAAAGCTGTGCTTGTGGAACGAACCAGCATGGCAGACCAGCGGGTACACCATGACCTGAAAGCCGTCCTGAATCAGGAGCTACATTATTTTTCAACTCTGATCGTACGAAAGAGCTGA
- the fdhD gene encoding formate dehydrogenase accessory sulfurtransferase FdhD, with amino-acid sequence MSLIQKTVVVSASGHEEREERLAIEVPYKVALNDEEIGSSMVLATGLEEFGAGFLFGQGYVTKVGQVREVLVCPEGRISVHADVEEGSAPKEVIITSGCGGTGKISREMLEGAFDPLNECTISLDEVNQFIREMLQQSPLGPATHCIHGCGLWADGRLQGFYEDVGRHNAVDKVIGAILMGKIPASGAVYTTGRLTSDMVLKCARIGIPIVMSRTSPSSLGLAIARRAGVTLIGYARPGRLNVFNAPERIIC; translated from the coding sequence GTGTCACTGATCCAGAAGACAGTGGTGGTCAGCGCATCTGGACATGAAGAGCGAGAGGAAAGACTGGCTATTGAGGTACCTTATAAAGTTGCCCTGAATGATGAGGAAATAGGGTCATCGATGGTGCTTGCCACCGGTCTGGAGGAATTCGGAGCCGGGTTTCTTTTCGGCCAGGGCTATGTGACAAAGGTTGGCCAGGTACGTGAAGTACTTGTCTGTCCGGAGGGCCGCATCTCTGTGCATGCCGATGTGGAAGAGGGAAGTGCACCCAAGGAGGTGATTATTACCTCCGGCTGCGGCGGTACCGGGAAAATATCGAGAGAAATGCTGGAAGGGGCCTTTGATCCCCTCAATGAATGTACAATCAGCCTTGATGAGGTAAATCAGTTTATTCGTGAAATGCTGCAGCAATCACCTCTTGGCCCGGCAACACATTGTATACATGGTTGTGGATTGTGGGCAGACGGCAGGTTGCAGGGATTTTATGAGGATGTAGGACGCCATAATGCGGTGGATAAGGTGATTGGGGCAATTCTGATGGGGAAGATCCCGGCTAGCGGTGCCGTGTATACCACGGGACGTCTTACCTCGGATATGGTTCTGAAGTGTGCACGTATCGGCATCCCCATTGTTATGTCCCGTACCTCCCCATCATCACTGGGGCTCGCTATTGCTCGCCGCGCCGGGGTGACTCTCATCGGTTACGCCAGACCGGGGCGTTTGAATGTGTTTAATGCTCCTGAACGGATTATCTGCTGA
- the cooS gene encoding anaerobic carbon-monoxide dehydrogenase catalytic subunit, translating to MAKTTKTVEEMSIWEDAHQMLRKAERDGIETAWDRLEQQTPHCKFGESGVCCRICTMGPCRISKKAPLGVCGADADVIVARNFGRFLAGGAAGHSDHGRDCIEAFHAVAHGKTKDYHIQDSKKMLRIAEELGIATENRELLDVAKDLADKFFDSFGSKHEEVCFINRVPEKQQENWKNLGIMPRGVDREITEMMHRTHMGCDNDASNTMLQAARMCLGDGWAGSMIATEVSDILFGTPSPRKAQVNLGVLKKDQVNILVHGHNPIVSEKILEAVNEQELIDLAKTKGAKGINLAGLCCTGNELMMRQGIPMAGNHLMTELAIITGAVEIIVVDYQCIMPSLVQVGNCYHTKMITTADKAKFTGAEHVKFEMHNGMEQARKVVRMAIERYGMRNQDRVEIPGEPVDIMTGFSNEALLDALGGSLTPLIDAIKAGKIRGVVGIVGCNNPKYKHDYCNVNLTRELIKKDILVIVTGCVTTAAGKAGLLVPESIEQAGPGLREICGSLGIPPVIHMGSCVDNARILQLAALLANEIGVAISDLPLAASSPEWYSEKAATIGTYAVASGIYTHLGHPPNITGSPIVTNLALSGLDDLVGACFGIEPDPFKAAELINERIKAKRKGLGLEE from the coding sequence ATGGCCAAGACAACGAAAACTGTTGAAGAGATGAGTATCTGGGAAGATGCTCATCAAATGCTCCGTAAAGCTGAACGTGATGGTATAGAGACCGCCTGGGACAGACTGGAACAACAGACTCCTCATTGTAAATTCGGAGAGTCAGGTGTCTGTTGTCGTATCTGCACCATGGGACCGTGCCGGATCAGCAAAAAAGCACCCCTCGGTGTATGCGGTGCCGATGCCGATGTCATTGTCGCCAGAAATTTTGGACGTTTCCTCGCTGGCGGTGCAGCAGGACATTCCGATCATGGCCGTGACTGCATCGAAGCCTTTCATGCCGTTGCCCATGGCAAAACGAAAGATTATCACATTCAAGACAGCAAAAAAATGCTCCGTATTGCTGAAGAACTAGGCATTGCAACCGAGAACCGGGAGCTGCTTGATGTGGCCAAAGATCTGGCAGATAAGTTCTTCGACAGTTTTGGCAGTAAACATGAAGAAGTATGCTTTATCAACCGGGTACCTGAGAAACAACAGGAAAACTGGAAAAATCTTGGGATCATGCCACGTGGCGTAGATCGTGAAATTACCGAGATGATGCATCGAACCCATATGGGCTGCGACAATGATGCGAGTAATACCATGCTTCAGGCGGCACGAATGTGTCTTGGAGATGGCTGGGCAGGATCGATGATTGCCACGGAAGTCTCTGACATTCTGTTTGGAACACCCTCACCACGCAAGGCTCAGGTGAATTTGGGCGTTCTCAAAAAGGATCAGGTTAATATTCTGGTTCATGGTCACAATCCAATTGTTTCTGAAAAAATCCTTGAAGCTGTCAACGAACAGGAACTCATTGACCTCGCGAAGACCAAGGGAGCCAAGGGAATAAATCTTGCCGGCCTCTGCTGTACCGGCAACGAACTGATGATGCGCCAGGGAATTCCCATGGCTGGAAATCATCTAATGACCGAACTGGCAATAATCACCGGAGCAGTTGAGATCATTGTGGTGGACTATCAGTGTATTATGCCCAGTCTTGTCCAGGTAGGAAACTGCTACCATACCAAAATGATCACCACCGCTGACAAGGCAAAATTCACCGGGGCTGAACATGTGAAATTTGAAATGCACAATGGCATGGAACAGGCACGGAAGGTTGTCCGAATGGCGATTGAACGCTATGGCATGCGCAATCAGGATCGGGTTGAAATTCCCGGAGAACCTGTGGATATCATGACCGGATTTTCAAACGAAGCTCTCCTTGATGCACTTGGAGGTTCACTGACCCCGCTTATCGATGCTATCAAGGCTGGTAAGATACGAGGTGTTGTGGGAATTGTAGGGTGTAACAATCCAAAGTATAAACATGATTACTGCAACGTGAACCTGACCCGGGAACTCATCAAAAAAGATATTCTGGTTATTGTCACCGGTTGTGTGACAACAGCTGCTGGCAAAGCCGGACTTCTTGTTCCAGAAAGCATTGAGCAGGCCGGCCCAGGACTCAGAGAGATTTGTGGCAGCCTTGGAATTCCTCCGGTTATTCATATGGGAAGTTGTGTCGATAATGCGAGAATTCTACAATTGGCCGCATTGCTTGCCAATGAAATAGGAGTCGCCATTTCCGATCTGCCACTGGCTGCCTCGTCACCAGAATGGTACTCTGAAAAAGCAGCGACTATTGGCACCTACGCCGTCGCTTCCGGTATCTATACCCACCTTGGCCATCCGCCAAATATTACGGGTTCTCCCATTGTCACTAATCTGGCACTCAGTGGACTTGACGACCTGGTAGGAGCTTGCTTTGGCATAGAACCTGACCCCTTCAAAGCTGCTGAACTTATTAATGAGCGGATCAAAGCAAAACGCAAGGGATTAGGACTTGAAGAGTAA
- a CDS encoding Crp/Fnr family transcriptional regulator, translating to MKTKLSSINLLTELRKPENSAFLAEFTSVNHTKNKLIYSPGHKQDLVFIVKKGRLRLYLAVEDKEFSLAILEPGDIYPTHTRAHVEALEKVTLMVMPTAKLHAYMATHPALSRTIIRILGDLLNQTFSIIDSLVFKDIKQRLADFFIYETRQNGIKDKKGTIVKLDLTTTQLAAIVGASRQTVSTIVSAMLKDGVLEKQHRNKYRIPNIDLFRNYAQI from the coding sequence ATGAAAACAAAACTCTCTTCCATAAACCTGCTTACCGAACTCAGAAAACCGGAAAACAGCGCCTTTCTCGCTGAATTCACAAGCGTCAACCACACGAAAAACAAACTCATCTACTCCCCTGGACACAAACAAGATCTTGTTTTTATAGTCAAAAAAGGACGGTTACGACTCTACCTTGCGGTAGAAGACAAGGAGTTCTCATTGGCCATCCTGGAACCCGGCGATATTTACCCCACCCATACCCGCGCCCATGTTGAAGCCCTGGAAAAAGTCACCCTTATGGTTATGCCCACCGCAAAACTGCACGCCTATATGGCAACACACCCTGCCCTCTCCAGAACAATTATTCGTATTCTCGGCGACCTCCTGAACCAAACATTTTCCATTATTGACAGCTTGGTCTTTAAGGATATCAAACAGCGACTGGCCGATTTCTTTATCTACGAGACGAGACAGAATGGTATCAAAGACAAGAAGGGAACCATCGTCAAACTTGACCTGACGACAACACAACTGGCTGCCATCGTCGGAGCGTCACGGCAAACTGTTTCAACCATCGTCAGTGCGATGCTCAAGGACGGCGTCCTTGAAAAACAGCATCGAAACAAATATCGTATTCCTAATATTGATCTGTTTAGAAACTACGCCCAAATCTAG
- a CDS encoding hybrid sensor histidine kinase/response regulator, whose amino-acid sequence MKTLNSLQAENERLHTQLHRIQQKLDNSKYVFDQIIDFSSQLGVATELKDVYRSSLHLFKNLLDLDFTTLFLVNPDQQSCTICDTIGFSKSLIGSFTVQKGLGLPGRVLQSQQLETVEDFQTEVRFSVPDVIRENNITSAIAAPMIHNAKVFGVLIGHTKKKRLFAEEQKSLARIFANQSATTIKNATHIQSLFLSEKQLQQKTDEFETIFENSMAGIMLLRGGRILARCNQRLADFMGYDTPVEMVGLGMRKFHLSEQRFKEFGQRYYERLVSGEQIQVEYQLRKKDGQPLWCLMSGKAIDHSSPPDLLKGVVWVVDDISERKHMEEQLLNGQKMESIAVLAGGLAHDFNNIITAILGNLSLSMATMDVEDPGYSYLAPARDASLRAKDLTRKLLTFSRGGAPIRTLASLVEIIEDSVDFALSGSAVKVQYEFEDGLWAARIDPVQISQVMQNLIMNSKQAMPEGGNITIHCSNFSQEINTRELKKGNYLKITISDTGHGIPSDVIDKIFDPYFTTQNFDSVKGSGLGLALVHSIIKRHDGVISVVSSVGNGTTFTLYLTAAGESESIKDEPEELVLKDGKGRILIMDDDETVRDVVRQMLVFRGYDVEETVDGEGSIALYQANMNAGTPFDMVIMDLTIPGGMGGREAAREVLKIDGDAKIVVSSGYLDDPVMANFEEYGFIASVKKPFEFAELGEMIRSVMMDS is encoded by the coding sequence ATGAAAACATTGAATAGTTTGCAGGCTGAAAATGAACGATTACACACACAATTGCATAGAATTCAGCAAAAACTTGATAACAGTAAATATGTTTTTGATCAAATAATTGATTTCTCATCTCAACTTGGTGTGGCAACTGAATTAAAAGATGTCTATAGAAGTTCCCTCCATCTGTTTAAAAATTTGTTAGATCTTGATTTTACGACTTTGTTTCTAGTCAACCCCGATCAGCAGAGCTGTACAATTTGTGACACAATTGGCTTTTCAAAATCACTGATAGGGTCTTTTACGGTGCAGAAGGGATTGGGTCTTCCTGGCAGGGTTCTTCAGAGTCAGCAGTTGGAAACGGTGGAGGATTTTCAGACAGAAGTGCGATTTTCTGTTCCCGATGTTATCCGGGAAAACAACATCACTTCTGCCATTGCTGCCCCAATGATACATAATGCAAAGGTTTTTGGTGTTCTCATAGGGCACACCAAAAAGAAGAGACTTTTTGCAGAGGAGCAAAAATCTCTTGCCAGGATTTTTGCCAATCAGTCCGCCACAACCATCAAAAATGCAACCCATATCCAGTCATTATTTCTTTCTGAGAAACAGTTGCAGCAGAAAACCGATGAGTTTGAGACCATATTTGAGAATTCAATGGCAGGGATTATGTTGTTACGAGGAGGGAGAATACTGGCTCGTTGCAATCAAAGGCTTGCCGATTTTATGGGATACGATACCCCTGTGGAGATGGTAGGGTTGGGGATGCGTAAGTTCCACCTTTCCGAACAACGCTTCAAGGAGTTTGGACAACGATACTATGAACGGCTTGTCTCAGGAGAACAGATTCAGGTTGAATATCAGTTACGAAAAAAAGACGGCCAGCCTTTGTGGTGCCTGATGTCTGGAAAAGCTATTGATCACAGTTCGCCGCCTGATCTTTTGAAGGGGGTTGTCTGGGTTGTAGATGATATCAGTGAGCGGAAACATATGGAAGAGCAGCTGCTGAATGGACAGAAAATGGAGTCCATTGCGGTGCTTGCAGGGGGACTGGCCCATGATTTTAATAATATTATTACCGCAATCCTCGGCAATCTCAGCCTCAGTATGGCAACGATGGATGTGGAAGATCCTGGATATTCCTATCTGGCTCCTGCCAGAGATGCTTCATTGCGGGCAAAGGATCTGACCAGGAAACTTTTGACATTCTCCAGGGGTGGGGCACCGATCCGAACCTTAGCATCACTGGTTGAGATAATAGAAGATTCTGTTGATTTTGCGTTAAGCGGCAGTGCGGTTAAGGTTCAGTATGAGTTTGAAGATGGGCTCTGGGCAGCAAGAATTGATCCTGTCCAGATTAGTCAGGTCATGCAGAATCTGATTATGAACAGTAAACAGGCGATGCCTGAAGGTGGAAATATTACTATTCACTGTTCAAATTTTTCGCAAGAGATCAATACCCGGGAGTTGAAGAAGGGGAATTACTTAAAGATAACCATTAGTGACACCGGACATGGCATTCCGTCTGATGTGATCGATAAAATATTTGATCCTTATTTTACCACTCAGAATTTTGATAGTGTTAAGGGGAGCGGTCTTGGACTTGCCCTGGTTCATTCAATTATTAAGCGTCACGATGGCGTAATATCCGTTGTGTCCAGTGTTGGCAATGGCACTACATTTACCCTCTATCTCACTGCAGCCGGGGAATCAGAATCAATTAAAGATGAACCAGAGGAGTTGGTTCTCAAGGATGGGAAGGGCAGGATACTTATTATGGATGATGACGAGACGGTACGGGACGTGGTCAGACAGATGCTTGTTTTTCGGGGGTATGATGTGGAGGAAACCGTTGACGGGGAGGGGAGCATTGCCTTGTATCAGGCCAATATGAATGCTGGAACACCTTTTGACATGGTTATTATGGATCTTACTATTCCGGGTGGCATGGGGGGGAGAGAAGCGGCCCGCGAAGTCTTAAAAATAGATGGCGATGCGAAGATTGTTGTTTCCAGTGGATATTTAGATGATCCTGTTATGGCCAACTTTGAAGAGTATGGCTTTATAGCATCAGTTAAAAAACCATTCGAGTTTGCAGAGCTGGGGGAAATGATCCGTTCCGTAATGATGGATTCGTAG
- a CDS encoding response regulator: protein MTEKSQQKAIIIAEDDQLIRTTTAHYLRSRGYKVIEAEDGKVALQLFRENAPDIVLTDLRMPELDGMELVKTIALEDAGIPVIIVSGMGTMNDVIEALRVGAWDFLTKPIADLGILNHSIKRALNHAELLRKEKKHQASLEAEVELRTIELLQHNKMLEKEMQKRQVQEAKVLRAKQEWERTVDSMSDMVAIIDREHNIVRMNRTMVDVIGESYEELLGGKCYQWMHGMDAPPDYCPHVRLLQDQKSHHVEMYQEQIGGHCEELVRPYYDSDGVLLGSVHIVRNINDQKKAEQEKEKVQSQLLHAQKLESVGQLAAGIAHEINTPTQFIGTNIDFLEEASQDISSFMGQIQEIIKTAPQEVVDAVNTAFEEMDWDYLAEEIPLAISQSREGVKRVTSIVRAMKEFSHPGSRDKESLSLNQIINTTVTVARNEWKYVAEMSLRLDENLPRVPLLADEMGQVILNMLVNAAHAIAEKLGDNPEGEKGIITIATAGTEEGVTVSISDTGAGMPEKVQLRIFDPFYTTKKVGKGTGQGLAISHDVIVEKHQGTISVESEAGRGTTFIITLPLHPGK from the coding sequence ATGACGGAAAAATCTCAACAAAAAGCCATTATTATAGCTGAAGATGATCAGCTGATTCGAACGACAACGGCTCACTATCTGAGGAGCAGGGGCTATAAGGTCATTGAGGCCGAAGATGGCAAGGTTGCTTTGCAACTCTTCAGAGAGAATGCTCCGGATATAGTGCTCACAGATTTACGAATGCCGGAACTCGATGGAATGGAGCTTGTCAAGACGATTGCGCTGGAAGATGCTGGGATACCAGTGATTATTGTTTCCGGCATGGGCACCATGAACGATGTTATTGAGGCCCTCCGTGTCGGAGCCTGGGATTTTCTTACCAAACCCATAGCGGACCTGGGGATCCTTAATCATAGTATAAAAAGAGCTTTGAATCATGCTGAACTTTTACGAAAAGAAAAGAAACATCAGGCGTCTCTTGAAGCTGAGGTAGAACTGCGAACCATAGAGCTTCTTCAGCATAACAAAATGCTGGAAAAGGAAATGCAGAAGCGTCAGGTGCAGGAAGCCAAAGTTCTCCGGGCCAAACAGGAATGGGAGCGTACCGTCGATAGCATGTCGGATATGGTTGCCATTATTGATAGGGAACACAATATTGTCCGCATGAACAGGACCATGGTTGATGTCATCGGTGAATCGTATGAGGAGCTGCTGGGCGGGAAATGTTACCAGTGGATGCATGGTATGGATGCTCCTCCCGATTATTGTCCACATGTGAGACTTCTTCAGGATCAAAAGAGTCATCATGTGGAAATGTACCAGGAACAGATTGGAGGGCACTGTGAAGAGCTGGTGAGACCCTATTATGATTCCGATGGAGTCTTGCTCGGTTCAGTCCATATTGTGAGAAATATTAATGACCAGAAAAAGGCGGAGCAGGAAAAAGAAAAAGTTCAATCGCAGTTGTTGCATGCTCAGAAACTGGAGTCAGTGGGACAGCTGGCGGCAGGTATTGCCCATGAGATAAATACTCCCACGCAGTTCATCGGGACTAATATTGATTTTCTTGAAGAGGCAAGTCAGGATATCAGCAGCTTTATGGGACAGATACAGGAGATAATAAAAACTGCACCACAGGAGGTCGTCGATGCGGTAAACACCGCATTTGAAGAGATGGACTGGGATTATCTTGCCGAAGAAATACCCCTGGCAATCAGCCAGTCCCGTGAGGGGGTGAAACGGGTTACTTCCATTGTCCGCGCCATGAAGGAGTTCTCCCATCCTGGAAGCAGGGATAAAGAATCGCTGAGCCTCAATCAGATTATCAATACCACTGTTACCGTGGCCCGTAATGAGTGGAAATATGTGGCCGAAATGAGTCTGAGACTTGATGAGAATTTACCACGGGTTCCATTGCTTGCCGATGAAATGGGACAGGTGATTCTCAATATGCTGGTGAATGCAGCCCATGCCATCGCAGAAAAACTAGGTGATAATCCGGAGGGGGAAAAGGGAATTATTACCATTGCCACCGCTGGAACCGAAGAAGGGGTTACAGTGAGTATTTCTGATACCGGAGCAGGTATGCCTGAGAAGGTTCAGCTTCGTATCTTTGACCCCTTTTACACCACGAAGAAAGTGGGTAAGGGCACCGGGCAGGGACTGGCCATCAGCCATGATGTGATTGTCGAAAAACATCAGGGAACCATAAGCGTTGAATCAGAAGCAGGCAGAGGGACAACCTTTATTATAACCCTGCCGTTACACCCAGGAAAATGA